In one Tripterygium wilfordii isolate XIE 37 chromosome 22, ASM1340144v1, whole genome shotgun sequence genomic region, the following are encoded:
- the LOC119992233 gene encoding uncharacterized protein LOC119992233 — protein sequence MHDESMDKPKVRKAENYTVAEDLILIAAWEHTSEDVVIGTDQAKEQYWTRVWREYLSNASSYPYRPEKSIINQFSIIRTKCLKFSGIVQSIEYANPSGMTEQDKLNQAIKAWSTEEKERGVFKFLHCYQALKNSPKWITEVMHPSLSRSTAASESINLGDDVSASGHVELERPVGRKAGKERMKNKKIKVEDSGESQTSINFEKSPELMQKFHEQKMDVIMQDSKKMDEYLQLKREKLELDREHKEEKVMTIDMSNLNEMQRKYIEMKQWKIFEKAFNK from the exons ATGCATGATGAAAGCATGGACAAGCCAAAAGTTAGAAAGGCAGAAAATTATACGGTAGCGGAAGACCTCATTTTAATCGCGGCTTGGGAACATACTAGTGAAGATGTCGTGATTGGAACTGATCAAGCAAAAGAACAATATTGGACTCGAGTGTGGAGAGAGTATCTTTCGAATGCAAGTAGTTATCCCTATCGACCGGAGAAATCAATAATCAATCAATTCAGCATTATCCGGACTAAATGCTTAAAGTTTTCTGGAATTGTTCAGAGCATTGAGTATGCGAATCCGAGTGGAATGACTGAGCAAGACAAG CTTAATCAAGCCATTAAAGCATGGTCTACTGAGGAGAAGGAAAGAGGTGTCTTCAAGTTTTTACATTGTTATCAAGCGCTCAAGAATTCTCCGAAGTGGATTACAGAAGTGATGCACCCTAGTTTGAGCCGAAGCACAGCTGCATCAGAGTCTATAAATTTAGGAGACGATGTGAGTGCCTCTGGTCATGTAGAATTAGAAAGACCAGTTGGTAGGAAGGCTGGAAAGGAGcgaatgaagaacaaaaaaataaaagtggaaGATAGTGGAGAATCTCAAACGAGCATTAATTTCGAAAAATCACCAGAATTGATGCAAAAGTTTCATGAGCAGAAGATGGATGTCATCATGCAGGATAGTAAAAAAATGGACGAGTATCTACAATTGAAGAGGGAAAAGCTTGAGCTTGATCGGGAGCATAAAGAGGAGAAGGTTATGACTATTGACATGTCTAATTTGAATGAGATGCAGCGAAAGTACATTGAAATGAAGCAATGGAAGATCTTCGAAAAAGCATTTAACAAGTAG
- the LOC119991512 gene encoding putative nuclease HARBI1: protein MLVFIRHQNHHVSRISTAVEATKRLCRVGMGPKGTHGSSGGGGKGGDGEQWRRSKRRQHLLLDSAEQEAVDQNGLLVERENSERRGKTHRGSVIGRAYIDRDRKTGHENLVRDYFSPTPTFPHRVFRRRFRMSQKLFLRIHDAVVSYDDYFVQSRNAAHTEGLSSLQKVTAALRMLCYGVSGDMMDEYIRLAESTANEAMKNFIAAVITIFGDKYLRSPTSNDIARLLKLHESRGFPGMLGSIDCMHWTWKNCPSRWKGHYSGHCGDATVILEAVASRDLWIWHSFFGLPGSLNDINVLERSPVFTDLINGRAPPVNFVINNHQYDMGYYLADGIYPQWSTIVKSIHMPQTQKAQNYAKAQESARKDVERAFGVLQARFHIIRQPCRFFKTATMKNIMKACVIMHNMIVEEERDLYKSLEKGNYYLFEEVSDISLAREYEDFDYDQFIKGRQKLKDKTQHRRLQADLIEHLWERHGNIEY, encoded by the exons ATGCTTGTTTTCATCCGTCACCAGAACCACCACGTGTCACGAATCTCTACGGCGGTGGAAGCCACAAAGAGGTTGTGCAGGGTAGGGATGGGACCCAAAGGGACGCACGGTTCcagtggaggaggaggaaaagGAGGAGATGGAGAGCAGTGGCGGAGATCCAA aAGACGTCAACATCTCTTGCTTGACTCTGCTGAACAAGAGGCGGTGGATCAAAATGGTTTACTCGTTGAAAGAGAGAATTCAGAGAGACGAGGCAAAACACATCGAGGTTCTGTTATCGGTCGTGCATACATTGATCGTGATCGTAAGACAGGCCATGAAAACTTGGTGCGTGATTACTTCTCTCCAACTCCGACATTTCCTCATAGGGTATTTCGAAGACGATTCCGCATGAGTCAAAAATTATTTCTTCGCATCCATGATGCTGTTGTGTCTTATGATGACTACTTTGTGCAATCTCGAAATGCAGCACACACAGAGGGCTTATCTTCACTACAGAAAGTGACTGCAGCCCTCAGAATGTTGTGTTATGGAGTTTCTGGTGATATGATGGATGAATATATTCGGCTTGCGGAGAGCACAGCAAATGAGGCTATGAAAAATTTTATTGCGGCAGTGATTACTATTTTCGGTGATAAGTACTTAAGGTCGCCTACTTCCAATGACATAGCTCGTTTACTTAAACTCCATGAGTCACGTGGATTCCCAGGAATGCTTGGCAGTATCGATTGTATGCACTGGACATGGAAAAATTGTCCAAGCAGATGGAAAGGTCACTATTCCGGCCATTGTGGTGATGCAACAGTGATATTAGAGGCAGTAGCTTCACGTGATCTTTGGATATGGCATTCTTTCTTTGGCCTTCCAGGCTCACTCAATGACATCAACGTGCTTGAACGTTCTCCTGTCTTCACCGATCTTATTAATGGTCGTGCTCCACCAGTGAATTTTGTCATCAATAATCATCAATATGATATGGGGTATTATCTGGCAGATGGTATCTACCCGCAATGGTCAACAATTGTAAAGTCAATCCATATGCCACAAACTCAAAAGGCACAAAATTATGCAAAAGCTCAAGAGTCTGCAAGAAAAGATGTTGAACGGGCTTTTGGAGTTCTCCAAGCTCGTTTCCATATCATTCGTCAACCTTGCAGGTTTTTCAAAACAGCAACAATGAAGAACATCATGAAGGCATGTGTTATAATGCATAACATGATTGTAGAAGAAGAGCGTGACCTATACAAATCATTAGAGAAAGGTaactattatttatttgaagaaGTTTCTGATATATCACTGGCTCGTGAGTATGAAGATTTTGATTATGACCAATTCATTAAGGGACGTCAGAAGTTAAAAGATAAGACTCAACACCGTCGTCTTCAAGCCGACTTAATTGAGCATCTATGGGAGAGGCATGGAAATATTGAGTACTAG